The Nocardia arthritidis genome has a window encoding:
- a CDS encoding amidohydrolase produces MSTQLLIGGRIYSSSSPDATAMAVTDGTVVWLGADQPGRALHPDAEIIDLDGAFVAPAFVDPHVHVTALGLKLTGLDLSAARSLAHCLELLRDFANAHPDGTVLGDGWDETTWPEGRPPTLDEIDAAVGARHAYLSRIDAHSAVVSTALLDAVPGVTSAAGYTRGEPLRAEAHHLVRAAARAETTRAQRDRARRATLDQAAAQGVVAVHECGGPEIAGREDIRELLAFEHGVEVRAYWGEAVRTADEAKSLVAELGVHALGGDLFVDGSLGSRTAWLREPYTDGTGSGTSYLDVDTITAHVRACTEAGIQAGFHVIGDAAMDAVVTGFERVVAEFGGPAVAARGHRVEHAEMLTAEQIAKLASWGVIASVQPGFDAAWGGADGMYAARLGAERAAALNPFAAMAAAGIALAIGSDAPVTPLHPWAAVRAAVNHHNPAHVLSPRAAFAAATRGAWRAGGVRDGIAGTLVPGAPASYAIWSADELVVAAAADSVQRWSTDPRSRVPGLPRLDPDATLPTCLRTVHRGVTIYQA; encoded by the coding sequence GTGAGTACCCAGTTGCTGATCGGCGGTCGGATCTACAGTTCGAGTTCACCGGATGCGACGGCGATGGCCGTCACCGACGGAACCGTGGTGTGGCTCGGCGCGGATCAGCCGGGGCGGGCACTGCACCCCGACGCCGAGATCATCGACCTCGACGGGGCGTTCGTCGCGCCCGCCTTCGTCGATCCGCATGTGCACGTCACCGCGCTCGGCCTGAAGCTGACCGGGCTCGACCTGTCGGCGGCGCGGTCGCTCGCGCACTGCCTCGAACTGCTGCGCGACTTCGCGAACGCGCATCCGGACGGCACCGTGCTGGGTGACGGCTGGGACGAAACCACCTGGCCGGAGGGCAGACCGCCGACCCTCGACGAGATCGACGCCGCGGTCGGCGCGCGGCACGCCTACCTGTCGCGGATCGACGCGCATTCGGCGGTGGTGTCGACCGCGTTGCTCGACGCGGTGCCCGGCGTCACCTCGGCCGCCGGATACACCCGCGGCGAGCCGCTGCGGGCCGAGGCACACCATCTGGTGCGCGCTGCCGCGCGCGCGGAAACGACTCGCGCGCAACGGGATCGGGCCCGCCGGGCCACGCTGGACCAGGCCGCCGCGCAGGGCGTCGTCGCGGTGCACGAATGCGGCGGGCCGGAAATCGCCGGGCGCGAAGACATTCGGGAACTGCTTGCATTCGAGCACGGCGTGGAGGTGCGCGCCTACTGGGGCGAGGCCGTTCGCACCGCCGACGAAGCGAAGTCTCTGGTCGCCGAACTCGGGGTGCACGCGCTGGGCGGCGATCTGTTCGTCGACGGTTCGCTCGGCTCCCGCACCGCCTGGCTACGCGAGCCGTACACCGACGGAACTGGTTCCGGCACAAGCTATCTCGATGTCGACACGATCACCGCACATGTGCGTGCCTGCACCGAGGCCGGAATCCAGGCGGGCTTCCATGTGATCGGCGACGCGGCGATGGACGCGGTGGTCACCGGCTTCGAACGGGTGGTCGCCGAATTCGGCGGCCCGGCCGTCGCCGCCCGCGGCCACCGCGTGGAACACGCCGAAATGCTGACCGCCGAACAGATCGCGAAACTCGCCTCCTGGGGTGTAATCGCCAGCGTGCAACCGGGTTTCGACGCCGCATGGGGTGGCGCGGACGGTATGTACGCCGCCCGCCTCGGCGCCGAGCGCGCCGCCGCGCTCAACCCGTTCGCCGCCATGGCCGCCGCGGGTATCGCGCTCGCGATCGGATCCGACGCCCCCGTCACCCCGCTGCATCCGTGGGCGGCGGTGCGCGCCGCCGTGAACCACCACAACCCGGCCCACGTGCTCTCCCCGCGCGCCGCCTTCGCCGCCGCCACCCGCGGCGCCTGGCGCGCGGGCGGCGTCCGCGACGGCATCGCGGGCACCCTCGTCCCCGGCGCCCCCGCCTCGTACGCGATCTGGTCTGCCGACGAACTCGTCGTCGCGGCCGCCGCCGACTCCGTCCAACGCTGGTCCACCGACCCCCGCTCCCGCGTCCCCGGCCTACCCCGCCTCGACCCGGACGCCACCCTGCCCACCTGCCTGCGCACCGTCCACCGCGGCGTCACGATCTACCAGGCGTAG
- a CDS encoding ribbon-helix-helix domain-containing protein, with amino-acid sequence MATTQLTITVDEELAATVRRAAETSGQSISGFAAAALRLRLIAMDTGTTPVAAHTRSCDSLAYNDVVALLALPCDESTG; translated from the coding sequence GTGGCCACCACACAACTCACCATCACCGTGGACGAGGAGCTGGCCGCAACCGTCAGGCGCGCGGCCGAAACCTCCGGACAATCGATCTCCGGATTCGCCGCCGCTGCCCTGCGATTGCGACTCATCGCGATGGACACCGGCACCACGCCGGTAGCCGCTCATACCCGCAGCTGTGATTCGTTGGCGTACAACGACGTTGTGGCGCTGCTGGCGCTGCCCTGTGACGAGAGCACCGGGTGA
- a CDS encoding FxsA family protein yields MPALLFVLYVVVELAALFAVGAWLGVVPAILLLIAGSAAGMLLIGSQGRRVFEQFRRAGRGEIPPGTAVADGALVAAGGFLMFVPGLVTSVAGLLLLLPPTRFLVRPLVTAFAARRFGRLVTASVPYRGVVIDGDEIVDATVVREYYDDGQGNAHRAIGPA; encoded by the coding sequence ATGCCCGCCCTGCTGTTCGTCCTCTACGTGGTCGTCGAACTCGCCGCGCTGTTCGCCGTCGGCGCCTGGCTCGGCGTCGTACCCGCCATCCTGCTGCTGATCGCCGGATCCGCCGCGGGCATGCTGCTGATCGGCTCGCAGGGCAGGCGGGTGTTCGAACAGTTCCGCCGCGCGGGCCGCGGCGAGATCCCGCCGGGCACCGCGGTCGCCGACGGCGCGCTGGTGGCGGCGGGCGGATTCCTGATGTTCGTGCCCGGGCTGGTCACCTCGGTGGCCGGTCTGCTGTTGCTGCTGCCGCCCACCCGATTCCTGGTGCGGCCGCTCGTCACCGCGTTCGCCGCGCGACGGTTCGGCCGGTTGGTGACGGCGAGCGTCCCGTACCGCGGCGTGGTGATCGACGGCGACGAGATCGTCGACGCCACCGTGGTGCGCGAGTACTACGACGACGGCCAGGGCAACGCGCACCGCGCCATCGGCCCCGCCTGA
- a CDS encoding response regulator — MPITVLVVDDQELMRMGLKMVLGAHPDLEVIGEAANGAEAVARAAELRPDVVLMDVRMPVVDGVTATARIIEAGDGVRVLVMTTFDLDEHALGALRAGASGFLLKDTPPEDLVSAIRSVAAGDAVVSPKVTKRLLDRLIAEDPGRTRDPGVLDVLTAREREVLEQIAAGRSNAEIAEQLFLSEATVKTHVGRVLTKLGLRDRVQAVVLAYETGLVRPGG; from the coding sequence GTGCCGATCACCGTACTCGTAGTCGACGACCAGGAACTCATGCGCATGGGGCTGAAAATGGTGCTCGGCGCGCACCCCGACCTGGAGGTGATCGGCGAGGCCGCCAACGGTGCGGAGGCCGTCGCCCGCGCCGCCGAACTGCGGCCCGACGTGGTGCTGATGGATGTACGCATGCCGGTGGTGGACGGGGTGACAGCCACCGCCCGCATCATCGAGGCGGGCGACGGCGTCCGGGTGCTGGTGATGACCACCTTCGACCTCGACGAGCACGCACTCGGGGCGCTGCGTGCGGGGGCCAGCGGATTCCTGCTGAAAGATACGCCGCCCGAGGATCTGGTCTCCGCGATCCGCAGCGTGGCGGCCGGGGACGCCGTCGTCTCGCCGAAGGTGACCAAGCGGCTGCTGGACCGGTTGATCGCCGAGGATCCGGGCCGCACCCGGGATCCCGGCGTACTCGACGTGCTGACCGCGCGGGAACGTGAGGTGCTGGAGCAGATCGCGGCCGGGCGATCCAATGCGGAGATCGCCGAACAGCTGTTCCTCTCCGAGGCGACGGTGAAGACGCACGTCGGCCGGGTGCTGACGAAACTCGGTCTGCGCGACCGGGTTCAGGCCGTCGTGCTCGCGTACGAGACCGGGCTGGTGCGGCCCGGCGGGTGA
- a CDS encoding sensor histidine kinase — MRRFSLWLREKPMITDALLALVVFLFDLLAMGDSKQKALYLVTGLMLVIPLVFRRTYPRATAIALLALSMVVACLGYLFDVRGVQHPALIALGIALYTLVAYVGRREGLWYLLGLILAYVAGYGLVSVPDGGMDIFVTALLYALCWTLAEFVGARHAYDAEVAARLAVADYDRERRAHDAVAAERTRIARELHDVVAHAVSVIIVQADGARYALRQHPDAAEQALATIAGTGREALRELRRTVALLRTEHAPDQLPQHGTAGLAKVVEMMRGTGLAVELEMTGQLDEIPPEVSLGVHRIVQESLTNTLRHAGDHPMAWVRVWRRDNEVRIEVVDSGGVPMRALANGDRIQGSGLGLVGMRERIAVLGGNMEAGRCPDGAWKVTATIPLAPENRE, encoded by the coding sequence GTGCGCCGCTTCAGCCTGTGGCTTCGCGAGAAGCCCATGATCACCGATGCCTTGCTGGCGCTCGTCGTATTCCTGTTCGACCTGCTCGCCATGGGCGACAGCAAACAGAAGGCGCTCTATCTCGTCACCGGCCTGATGCTGGTGATTCCGCTGGTGTTCCGCCGCACCTACCCCCGCGCGACGGCGATCGCGCTGCTCGCGCTGTCCATGGTCGTCGCCTGTCTCGGCTACCTGTTCGATGTCCGCGGCGTACAGCATCCGGCGCTCATCGCACTCGGCATCGCGCTGTACACGCTGGTCGCGTATGTCGGCAGGCGCGAAGGGCTGTGGTACCTGCTCGGACTGATCCTCGCCTACGTCGCGGGGTACGGATTGGTCTCGGTGCCCGACGGTGGCATGGATATCTTCGTCACCGCACTCCTCTACGCGCTGTGCTGGACGCTCGCCGAATTCGTCGGCGCTCGGCACGCGTACGACGCCGAGGTCGCGGCCCGGCTCGCGGTGGCCGACTACGACCGGGAGCGCCGGGCGCACGACGCCGTCGCCGCCGAACGCACCCGCATCGCCAGGGAACTGCACGATGTGGTCGCGCACGCGGTGAGCGTGATCATCGTGCAGGCCGACGGCGCGCGGTACGCGCTTCGCCAGCACCCGGACGCGGCCGAACAGGCGCTGGCCACCATCGCGGGCACCGGCCGGGAGGCGCTGCGCGAACTGCGCCGCACCGTCGCGCTGCTGCGCACCGAACACGCGCCGGATCAGCTGCCGCAGCACGGCACCGCCGGACTGGCCAAGGTCGTCGAGATGATGCGCGGCACCGGGCTCGCGGTGGAACTCGAGATGACCGGCCAACTCGACGAAATACCGCCCGAGGTGAGCCTCGGCGTGCACCGCATCGTGCAGGAATCGCTGACGAACACGCTGCGCCACGCGGGCGACCATCCGATGGCGTGGGTGCGAGTGTGGCGGCGCGACAACGAGGTTCGAATCGAGGTCGTCGATTCCGGCGGGGTGCCGATGCGCGCTCTCGCCAACGGCGACCGCATCCAGGGCAGCGGGCTGGGACTGGTCGGCATGCGGGAACGGATCGCGGTACTCGGCGGAAATATGGAGGCGGGCCGCTGCCCGGACGGTGCGTGGAAGGTCACCGCGACCATTCCGCTCGCGCCGGAGAACCGCGAATAA
- a CDS encoding TSUP family transporter encodes MSVTDWAVLLVATAGAGWVDAVVGGGGLIVLPTLLLVMPGIAPQTALGTNKLSSVMGTGAAVLTFARKVPIQWRIMLPAAGIAALMAACGAAAVSLIDKSLFIPIVMVVLAGVAVFVTLRPSIGVTMATHPPTRRKTLLVIGLAAGLIGGYDGLLGPGTGTFLIITFATMLGTEFVRAAAMAKVINCGSNIGALIYFGATGHIMFVLGLTMAAVNIAGSIVGSHMAMRNGAKFIRAVLLIVVVVMVVKLGWQQYNA; translated from the coding sequence GTGAGTGTTACGGACTGGGCAGTCTTGTTGGTGGCGACGGCGGGGGCGGGATGGGTCGACGCGGTGGTCGGCGGCGGCGGGTTGATCGTCTTGCCGACATTGCTACTGGTGATGCCCGGCATCGCACCGCAGACCGCGCTCGGCACCAACAAGCTCTCGTCCGTGATGGGCACCGGCGCCGCCGTACTCACCTTCGCCAGAAAGGTGCCGATCCAGTGGCGAATCATGCTGCCCGCGGCCGGAATCGCCGCGCTCATGGCGGCCTGCGGCGCGGCGGCGGTCTCACTGATCGATAAGAGCCTGTTCATCCCGATCGTGATGGTGGTGCTGGCCGGCGTCGCCGTCTTCGTGACGCTGCGGCCGTCCATCGGCGTCACCATGGCGACCCATCCGCCGACCCGGCGCAAGACGCTGCTGGTGATCGGCCTTGCCGCCGGGCTCATCGGCGGGTACGACGGCCTGCTCGGGCCGGGCACCGGGACCTTCCTGATCATCACCTTCGCCACCATGCTCGGCACCGAATTCGTGCGCGCCGCCGCGATGGCGAAGGTGATCAACTGCGGCTCGAATATCGGCGCGCTGATCTACTTCGGCGCGACCGGGCACATCATGTTCGTACTCGGCCTGACCATGGCGGCGGTGAATATCGCCGGATCGATCGTCGGCTCGCATATGGCGATGCGCAACGGCGCGAAGTTCATTCGCGCCGTGCTGCTCATCGTGGTGGTGGTGATGGTGGTCAAACTGGGCTGGCAGCAATACAACGCCTGA
- a CDS encoding TetR/AcrR family transcriptional regulator, with amino-acid sequence MPPSALRDRKKDRTRRALLEAAVELFETRGYEATTVADIAAAAEVGTRTFFNYFASKEELLFPEPDERVRAAVAAIASRRSDERPVEVLLRALRAAGDNPGDHLVDDLGARIAGVRAQVSRTVPAVSGRAAHAQLVAQREIARQLHAAFPQELDEVGAAALVGAVVGAVSGALTVLFQGPHAGAEDGERLHRRIHETTSRVLQPWLSTTCTHGEHSRSTTS; translated from the coding sequence GTGCCGCCATCCGCCCTCCGTGACCGAAAAAAGGACCGTACCCGCCGCGCCCTGCTCGAGGCAGCCGTCGAGCTGTTCGAAACCAGAGGCTATGAGGCGACGACGGTGGCCGATATCGCCGCCGCCGCCGAGGTCGGCACCCGCACCTTCTTCAACTACTTCGCCAGCAAGGAAGAGCTGCTCTTCCCGGAGCCGGACGAACGGGTGCGGGCCGCGGTCGCCGCCATCGCGAGCCGCCGCTCCGACGAGCGGCCGGTGGAGGTGCTGCTGCGTGCGCTACGCGCGGCGGGCGACAACCCGGGCGACCACCTGGTCGACGATCTCGGCGCGCGCATCGCCGGTGTGCGAGCGCAGGTTTCGCGCACGGTGCCCGCGGTGAGCGGCCGCGCGGCGCACGCGCAGCTGGTCGCCCAGCGCGAGATCGCCAGGCAGCTGCACGCCGCGTTTCCGCAGGAGTTGGACGAGGTCGGCGCCGCCGCGCTGGTCGGCGCGGTGGTCGGCGCCGTATCCGGCGCGCTGACCGTGCTGTTCCAGGGACCGCACGCGGGCGCGGAGGACGGGGAGCGGCTGCACCGCCGCATCCACGAAACCACCTCCCGGGTGCTGCAGCCCTGGTTGTCGACCACGTGCACGCACGGGGAGCATTCGCGCTCGACGACGTCCTGA
- a CDS encoding TldD/PmbA family protein codes for MTTATSRDVDAEFLALPLSLLADAALSTARVAGAEHADLRVHRLVTQSIRLRDGRVESITNATDLGFAVRVIVDGTWGFASHAALTPDTAAEVATRAVTVAKTLRALNRERVELAAEPAYDTTWVSDYAVDPFDVPTADKVALLQDYSGRLSAADGVDHVTGSVLQVKEQTFYADTAGSRITQQRVRLHPQFEAVTVDPAAGAFETMRTLAPPAGRGWEYVTGADETWDWGGELAQIPAWLAEKVKAPSAIAGPTDLVIDPTNLWLTIHESIGHATEYDRAIGYESAYAGTSFATPDQLGTLKYGTPIMHVTGDRTVEHGLATVGYDDEGVAGQQWDLVRDGILVGYQLDRVFAPRLGLSRSNGCSYADSPHHVPIQRMANVSLQPDPVRDTSTEELISRVDDGIYIVGDRSWSIDMQRYNFQFTGQRFFRIRNGRLDGQLRDVAYQATTTDFWGAMEAVGGASTWQLGGAFNCGKAQPGQVAAVSHGCPSILVRGINILNTRTEAGQ; via the coding sequence GTGACCACCGCGACTTCCAGGGATGTGGACGCCGAATTCCTTGCGCTGCCACTGAGCTTGCTCGCCGACGCCGCGCTCTCGACCGCCCGCGTCGCCGGCGCCGAACATGCCGACCTGCGGGTGCACCGGCTCGTCACCCAGTCGATCCGACTGCGCGACGGGCGGGTCGAGTCGATCACCAACGCCACCGATCTCGGTTTCGCCGTACGAGTGATCGTAGACGGCACCTGGGGTTTCGCCTCGCATGCCGCGCTCACCCCCGATACCGCCGCCGAGGTGGCGACGCGGGCGGTGACCGTCGCGAAGACGTTGCGCGCGCTGAACCGGGAACGGGTCGAGCTGGCCGCCGAACCTGCATACGACACCACCTGGGTCTCCGACTACGCCGTCGACCCGTTCGACGTGCCGACCGCCGACAAGGTCGCACTGCTGCAGGACTATTCGGGACGACTGTCCGCGGCCGATGGCGTGGACCACGTCACCGGATCGGTGCTGCAGGTCAAGGAGCAGACCTTCTACGCCGACACCGCCGGGTCACGGATCACCCAGCAGCGGGTGCGCCTGCACCCCCAATTCGAGGCCGTCACCGTGGATCCCGCGGCGGGCGCGTTCGAGACCATGCGCACGCTGGCCCCGCCCGCGGGCCGCGGCTGGGAGTACGTCACGGGCGCGGACGAAACCTGGGACTGGGGCGGCGAACTGGCGCAGATCCCGGCCTGGCTCGCGGAAAAGGTGAAGGCGCCCAGCGCGATCGCGGGCCCCACCGATCTGGTGATCGATCCGACGAACCTGTGGCTCACCATCCACGAGTCCATCGGCCACGCCACCGAGTACGACCGCGCCATCGGCTACGAATCCGCCTATGCCGGAACCTCCTTCGCCACCCCCGACCAACTCGGGACGCTGAAGTACGGCACGCCGATCATGCATGTCACCGGTGATCGCACGGTCGAGCACGGGCTGGCCACCGTCGGCTACGACGACGAGGGCGTCGCCGGACAGCAGTGGGATCTGGTGCGCGACGGCATCCTCGTCGGCTACCAGCTGGACCGGGTCTTCGCGCCGCGGCTGGGCCTGTCCCGCTCGAACGGCTGCTCGTACGCGGACTCCCCGCACCACGTGCCGATCCAGCGAATGGCGAACGTCTCGCTGCAACCGGATCCGGTGCGCGACACCAGCACCGAGGAGCTCATCTCCCGGGTGGACGACGGCATCTACATCGTCGGCGACCGGTCGTGGTCGATCGATATGCAGCGCTACAACTTCCAGTTCACCGGCCAGCGGTTCTTCCGTATCCGCAACGGCCGCTTGGACGGTCAGCTGCGCGACGTCGCGTATCAGGCCACCACAACGGATTTCTGGGGCGCCATGGAGGCGGTGGGCGGCGCGTCCACCTGGCAGCTGGGCGGCGCGTTCAACTGCGGTAAGGCGCAGCCGGGCCAGGTCGCCGCGGTCAGCCACGGCTGCCCGTCGATCCTGGTGCGCGGCATCAACATTCTCAACACCAGGACGGAGGCGGGCCAGTGA
- a CDS encoding metallopeptidase TldD-related protein — protein MIPAGEVVERALKLSRADEAIVLVTDKYDASLRWAGNSMTTNGSAVSREWTAISVFRDGPNSARVGSIRSTSVDAADIEAVVRASEAAGRTAEPAKDAMPLLDPDGAPDADWAAEPGRTGIEVFAGLAGDLAQGFDGADRLYGFAHHQVHTTWLGTSTGVRRRFAQPTGSVEINGKRGAGSDLASAWVGVNTPDFTGVDVPAMLAELSRRLDWSKSRVDLPAGRYETLLPPSAVADLMIYMMWTMEGRGAQEGHNAFAKAGGTRIGERLTDIPLTLYSDPTAPGLEYRPFVAVDASSESLSVFDNGLATRRVDWVRDGVIDALVYPRATAAEFGASTAVPGENLLLTGGSAATLDEMIARTERGLLLTTLWYIREVDPATLLLTGLTRDGVYLVENGAVTAAVNNFRFNESPIDLLRRTTEAGATEPTLPREWKDWFTRTAMPPLRIPDFHMSSVSQAT, from the coding sequence GTGATCCCGGCAGGCGAGGTCGTCGAGCGCGCGCTGAAGCTGTCGCGGGCCGACGAGGCGATCGTGCTCGTCACCGACAAATACGACGCCTCGCTGCGTTGGGCCGGAAATTCCATGACCACCAACGGTTCCGCCGTCTCGCGCGAGTGGACCGCGATCTCGGTCTTCCGCGACGGCCCGAATTCCGCACGGGTGGGCAGCATTCGGTCCACCAGCGTCGATGCGGCGGATATCGAGGCCGTGGTGCGGGCCAGCGAGGCGGCCGGGCGCACCGCCGAACCGGCGAAAGACGCGATGCCGCTGCTGGATCCGGATGGCGCACCGGACGCGGACTGGGCCGCCGAACCCGGCCGCACCGGCATCGAGGTGTTCGCCGGCCTGGCGGGCGATCTGGCTCAGGGCTTCGACGGGGCCGATCGGCTCTACGGATTCGCCCACCATCAGGTGCACACCACCTGGCTCGGCACCTCCACCGGCGTCCGCCGCCGGTTCGCGCAGCCGACGGGTTCGGTGGAGATCAACGGAAAGCGCGGCGCGGGAAGCGATCTGGCCAGCGCCTGGGTCGGGGTCAACACGCCGGACTTCACCGGCGTCGACGTGCCCGCCATGCTGGCCGAGCTGTCCCGCCGCCTCGACTGGTCGAAGAGCCGGGTGGACCTGCCCGCGGGCCGCTACGAAACCCTGCTGCCCCCTTCGGCCGTCGCGGATCTGATGATCTACATGATGTGGACGATGGAGGGCCGCGGCGCGCAGGAGGGCCACAACGCCTTCGCCAAGGCGGGCGGCACCCGAATCGGTGAGCGGCTCACCGATATTCCGCTCACCCTCTACAGCGATCCCACCGCGCCGGGGCTGGAGTACCGGCCGTTCGTCGCCGTCGACGCGTCGTCGGAATCGCTTTCGGTATTCGACAACGGCCTCGCGACGCGGCGCGTCGACTGGGTGCGCGACGGCGTGATCGACGCGCTGGTGTACCCGCGTGCGACGGCCGCCGAATTCGGCGCCAGCACAGCGGTTCCCGGGGAGAACCTGCTGCTCACCGGCGGCTCGGCGGCCACGCTCGACGAGATGATCGCGCGCACCGAGCGCGGTCTGCTGCTCACCACGCTGTGGTACATCCGCGAGGTGGATCCGGCGACGCTGCTGTTGACCGGACTCACCAGGGACGGCGTCTATCTGGTCGAGAACGGCGCGGTTACGGCCGCGGTCAACAACTTCCGGTTCAACGAGAGCCCGATCGACCTGTTGCGGCGCACCACCGAGGCGGGCGCCACCGAGCCGACCCTGCCACGCGAGTGGAAGGATTGGTTCACTCGAACGGCCATGCCGCCGTTGCGGATTCCGGACTTCCACATGTCATCGGTGAGTCAGGCCACCTAG
- a CDS encoding PPOX class F420-dependent oxidoreductase, with amino-acid sequence MTTALGPVGSADYVLFTTYRKDGTPVTTPVWAVADDGKLYIWTVTDSWKVKRLRRNPAVTVQPCNVAGKPRGPIVAGTGRVLDATGTARVRKLLMRKYFILGPVTILGSFVRRGRSGTVGIEITPQ; translated from the coding sequence ATGACCACTGCGCTCGGACCGGTCGGCTCGGCCGACTACGTGCTGTTCACCACCTATCGCAAGGATGGAACGCCGGTCACGACCCCGGTGTGGGCGGTGGCCGACGACGGCAAGCTGTACATCTGGACGGTCACCGACAGCTGGAAGGTGAAGCGGCTGCGCCGCAATCCCGCGGTGACCGTGCAGCCGTGCAATGTCGCAGGCAAGCCGCGCGGGCCGATCGTCGCGGGCACCGGGCGGGTACTGGACGCCACGGGGACGGCGCGCGTGCGAAAGCTGCTGATGCGCAAGTACTTCATCCTCGGACCGGTCACGATCCTCGGCAGCTTCGTGCGTCGCGGCCGGTCGGGCACCGTCGGCATCGAGATAACGCCGCAGTAG
- a CDS encoding PadR family transcriptional regulator produces MPAVRLLVLGVLRLRQPAHGYAVRRELLTWRAETWTNVKPGSIYHALKQLTQEGNLSSLGPRDSDRGPAHTLFAVTEAGEAEFRRLMDEALVSVDMEELGAAIAFMDALPRAHVIAKLREQQRRSREVRDDLLAMVPDFPGRHSAPHTTDLLELWSGVFDNLTNWTAGVIARLESGEYNMAE; encoded by the coding sequence ATGCCCGCCGTCCGGCTGCTCGTCCTCGGCGTGCTACGGCTGCGCCAACCCGCCCACGGCTATGCGGTGCGGCGCGAACTGCTGACCTGGCGCGCCGAGACCTGGACCAATGTGAAACCCGGCTCGATCTATCACGCGCTCAAACAGCTGACGCAGGAAGGGAATCTGAGCTCCCTCGGCCCGCGGGACAGCGATCGCGGGCCCGCGCACACCCTGTTCGCGGTGACCGAGGCGGGTGAGGCGGAATTCCGCAGGCTGATGGATGAGGCGCTGGTGAGCGTCGATATGGAGGAGCTCGGCGCGGCCATTGCCTTCATGGACGCGCTGCCGCGCGCGCACGTCATCGCGAAACTGCGCGAACAGCAAAGGCGCAGTAGGGAAGTCCGCGACGACCTGCTGGCCATGGTGCCGGACTTTCCCGGTCGCCACTCGGCCCCGCACACCACCGATCTGCTGGAGCTGTGGAGCGGGGTCTTCGACAATCTCACGAATTGGACCGCCGGGGTGATCGCCCGCCTGGAGTCGGGCGAATACAACATGGCCGAATGA
- a CDS encoding glyoxalase yields MSDTSVPVLRSGDLSNTLDFYRALGYQVTHEQTRPYAYGVVTANGCEVHFAAGPKTADNSGDAGCLIMVDDVAARHRDFSAALRARYGKVPSKGNPRITRFRPGQTRFTLVDPAGNWIIYIQRDEPVELEYGGSSELSGLAKVLDNARILRDFKNDDSAAARTLEVGLGRHGAQAPAVDRARALAALTELSIATGDSARAERFRAELRGIELTKTERASVAAELRAATDLEAWLTETS; encoded by the coding sequence ATGAGCGACACCTCGGTGCCGGTACTACGCAGCGGCGACCTGTCGAATACCCTGGACTTCTATCGAGCCCTCGGCTATCAGGTGACCCATGAGCAGACGCGGCCGTACGCCTACGGCGTGGTCACCGCCAACGGCTGCGAGGTGCACTTCGCCGCAGGACCGAAGACCGCCGACAACTCCGGCGACGCGGGTTGCCTGATCATGGTCGACGATGTCGCCGCCCGCCATCGCGACTTCAGCGCGGCACTGCGCGCCCGCTACGGGAAGGTGCCGTCCAAGGGAAATCCGCGAATCACTCGATTCCGGCCGGGGCAAACCCGATTCACCCTCGTCGACCCGGCGGGCAACTGGATCATCTACATCCAGCGCGACGAACCGGTCGAACTCGAATACGGCGGCTCCTCCGAATTGAGCGGCCTGGCAAAGGTTCTCGACAACGCCAGGATCCTGCGCGATTTCAAGAACGACGACAGCGCCGCGGCACGGACGCTGGAGGTCGGGTTGGGCAGGCACGGTGCGCAGGCTCCCGCCGTCGACCGGGCGCGGGCACTCGCCGCGCTCACCGAATTGTCGATCGCCACAGGTGATTCCGCGCGTGCCGAGCGGTTCCGGGCCGAGTTGCGCGGTATCGAACTCACCAAGACCGAACGGGCGTCGGTCGCCGCCGAGCTGCGCGCGGCGACCGACCTCGAAGCTTGGCTAACCGAAACATCCTGA